The following proteins are co-located in the uncultured Draconibacterium sp. genome:
- a CDS encoding DUF4097 family beta strand repeat-containing protein yields MKTTKFKMYTMVVMILALLSLNGFAKDNQPTITKTFEMNQAGTLNASSSGGGVDVTTHNQPEVIIQAFVRKNGRLLSPSDNDLDEILDDFDLEFSKSGSVITAEVKRKNRFSFFNNAGISLNIIVPVEMSCNVSSSGGGLKISGVKGTHDFSSSGGGVKLENTAGNTKARSSGGGVKASNHKGNIRLSSSGGGVSADEVQGSVYARSSGGGVTVSNVVGDVDASSSGGGVSVSGEAAAVKATSSGGSVRVDIRGLSDELYLQSSGGGVDALIHDGKNMGLDLDLRSGRVNIELHNFNGTSEKDRVKGKMNGGGIPAYMHASGGNVNVRFEE; encoded by the coding sequence ATGAAAACAACGAAATTTAAAATGTACACAATGGTTGTAATGATATTGGCTTTGCTTTCATTAAACGGTTTTGCAAAAGACAATCAACCAACCATTACTAAAACTTTTGAGATGAACCAGGCCGGAACACTCAATGCTTCATCGTCGGGCGGAGGAGTGGATGTAACAACACACAACCAGCCAGAGGTTATTATTCAGGCATTTGTACGAAAAAACGGAAGACTACTTTCACCATCCGACAACGATTTGGATGAAATACTTGATGACTTTGATCTGGAGTTTTCAAAAAGCGGTTCGGTAATTACAGCAGAAGTAAAACGTAAAAACCGTTTCAGCTTTTTCAACAATGCAGGCATATCTTTAAACATTATTGTTCCAGTGGAAATGTCGTGTAATGTTTCATCAAGCGGAGGTGGATTAAAAATAAGCGGCGTTAAAGGAACGCACGATTTTTCAAGCAGCGGTGGCGGCGTAAAACTGGAAAATACAGCCGGAAATACCAAAGCAAGATCGTCGGGTGGCGGCGTTAAAGCAAGCAATCACAAAGGCAATATCCGTTTAAGTTCAAGTGGCGGCGGTGTAAGTGCCGACGAAGTACAAGGCAGTGTTTATGCTCGAAGTTCGGGAGGCGGTGTAACCGTTAGCAACGTAGTTGGAGATGTGGATGCATCGAGTAGTGGCGGCGGTGTGAGTGTTAGCGGCGAGGCTGCCGCAGTTAAAGCTACCTCCAGCGGCGGATCGGTACGTGTGGATATTCGTGGTTTATCCGATGAATTGTACCTGCAGTCGAGTGGAGGAGGTGTTGATGCACTTATTCACGACGGTAAAAATATGGGCCTCGACCTGGATCTACGCTCAGGAAGAGTAAATATTGAACTGCATAACTTTAATGGTACTTCAGAAAAAGACCGGGTAAAAGGGAAAATGAACGGAGGTGGAATTCCGGCTTACATGCATGCATCAGGTGGCAATGTAAATGTTCGTTTCGAAGAATAG
- a CDS encoding FtsX-like permease family protein: MFRNYLKSTLRFLNRNKLFAGINIMGLSLALAASFIILLFVINEFSYNTYFKNRKQIYRVVNYWETFKRTSAQAPYVLGHTMREEFTHVKNVASAIHFGEIEIKLNQEFIPVGDAVFADSEIFKIFDFNLNGQQEQILNERNSIVLSKKQAQKFFPDVDPIGKEVTVRIKEKEAVFVVKGVFDDIPVNSTFKAECFVGSVWGIDLLNERREGENAETDWAGWDWETWLLFKEKPDIVSLDAQFRAMEKKAYGEKDNCNYSIQNLSDVYLHSQHIDYIGIRGNLKNIRIFSAIAILIIIVAAFNYIILSTAVSTGRAQEIGIRKTNGASSQLIRKQLLNESILLALFVFPLAIVLAWAGKPYAEDLFQTELLIIKSNIALYILVYVFLTLLIGFVSGLYISSFLAKLNVISILKNPVQTGKRKTRIRSALIVVQLAIFCIFVSSTLIIRSQYKFALERDPGYNNKDMLFVNVGINPSRTETFIKNIKAYPGIKSVGGSLYALPVQGGMPTYFQHLQDKSKNVSGQMLPVNKGFIETMGITLLDGEDFSWNPTNDNEVAFYVNETAVKELGIPNPIGHVTDPLGQHMGGGRIIGVVKDFNVHSIHEDVPPLFLAIFDNYVEQVEIRYEAGTLGTLLPLLKKEWEKVAEDKPFDYKTITEYNSELYTAEKDLNTVISFFALFTLFIAAIGLFGVTLFIMKSQTKEIGIKRVFGSSEKGIAFSFVKENFIMVVIATILSVPITLVIMNRWLSEFAFKTNISWWVFAITFILATLVVLTTVLFHSYRASQINPVEALRYE, from the coding sequence ATGTTTAGAAATTATCTTAAATCCACGCTCCGGTTTTTAAATCGAAACAAACTTTTTGCCGGAATCAATATTATGGGGCTTTCGCTCGCTTTGGCTGCTTCGTTTATTATTTTGTTGTTTGTAATTAACGAATTCAGTTATAACACGTACTTTAAAAACCGGAAGCAGATTTACCGGGTAGTAAATTATTGGGAAACTTTTAAAAGAACCAGTGCTCAAGCTCCCTATGTACTTGGACACACCATGAGGGAAGAGTTTACACATGTTAAAAATGTGGCATCTGCTATACATTTTGGGGAAATTGAGATTAAATTGAATCAAGAGTTTATTCCTGTTGGAGATGCAGTTTTTGCTGATTCTGAAATATTTAAAATATTTGACTTTAATCTTAACGGGCAACAGGAACAAATATTGAACGAGCGTAATTCAATAGTTCTTTCAAAAAAACAAGCACAAAAGTTTTTTCCGGACGTTGATCCTATTGGAAAAGAGGTAACAGTTAGGATAAAAGAAAAAGAGGCCGTTTTTGTAGTAAAAGGAGTCTTCGATGATATTCCCGTTAATTCAACTTTTAAGGCTGAGTGCTTTGTAGGTTCAGTTTGGGGGATAGACTTACTTAATGAAAGACGAGAAGGTGAAAATGCAGAAACAGATTGGGCTGGATGGGACTGGGAAACCTGGTTGTTGTTCAAAGAAAAACCAGATATTGTATCATTGGATGCGCAGTTTAGGGCTATGGAGAAGAAAGCTTACGGAGAGAAAGACAATTGCAATTATTCAATTCAGAATTTATCCGATGTTTACTTGCATTCGCAACATATTGATTATATTGGGATTAGGGGAAATTTAAAGAATATCCGTATTTTCTCAGCTATTGCCATACTCATAATTATTGTCGCTGCCTTTAATTATATCATTCTATCTACTGCCGTTTCAACAGGTAGGGCACAAGAAATAGGAATTCGAAAAACAAATGGAGCCAGCTCTCAATTAATTCGAAAACAATTGCTCAATGAGTCTATTCTATTGGCATTGTTTGTATTTCCCCTTGCAATAGTTTTAGCATGGGCAGGCAAGCCTTATGCCGAAGATTTATTTCAAACTGAATTGCTGATAATTAAATCGAATATTGCACTCTACATTCTTGTTTATGTTTTTCTTACTTTGCTAATCGGTTTCGTATCAGGACTCTACATTTCTTCATTTCTGGCGAAATTAAATGTAATCAGCATTTTAAAAAATCCAGTACAAACAGGGAAACGGAAAACCAGAATTCGTTCGGCTTTAATTGTCGTTCAGTTAGCAATATTCTGCATTTTTGTATCAAGTACATTAATAATTCGTTCGCAATACAAGTTTGCTCTTGAAAGGGACCCCGGCTATAACAACAAGGATATGTTGTTCGTCAATGTTGGAATAAATCCTTCAAGAACAGAGACTTTTATAAAAAACATAAAGGCATATCCTGGAATAAAATCGGTTGGAGGTTCTTTATATGCATTGCCTGTACAAGGAGGCATGCCTACATATTTTCAGCATCTTCAAGATAAATCGAAAAACGTGAGTGGTCAAATGCTTCCGGTTAATAAAGGTTTCATTGAAACGATGGGCATAACACTTCTTGATGGGGAAGATTTTTCGTGGAATCCGACCAATGATAATGAGGTGGCATTTTACGTAAATGAAACTGCCGTTAAAGAACTTGGTATTCCTAATCCGATTGGTCATGTTACCGATCCTTTAGGTCAGCATATGGGAGGAGGAAGAATAATTGGCGTTGTTAAAGATTTTAATGTACACTCTATTCATGAAGATGTTCCGCCTCTGTTTTTGGCCATATTTGATAATTACGTAGAGCAGGTTGAAATTCGATACGAGGCCGGAACACTTGGCACTTTGTTACCTTTGTTGAAAAAGGAATGGGAAAAAGTAGCCGAAGACAAACCTTTCGATTATAAAACTATTACTGAGTATAACAGTGAGCTTTATACGGCAGAGAAAGACCTTAATACTGTCATTTCGTTTTTTGCTTTGTTTACACTTTTTATTGCAGCAATTGGTCTGTTTGGGGTTACACTTTTTATCATGAAATCGCAAACCAAGGAAATCGGAATAAAAAGAGTTTTTGGCAGTTCAGAAAAAGGGATTGCGTTTTCATTCGTAAAAGAGAATTTTATTATGGTAGTTATCGCTACAATTCTTTCAGTTCCTATCACACTTGTTATAATGAACAGGTGGTTAAGCGAATTTGCCTTTAAAACCAACATTTCCTGGTGGGTCTTTGCGATAACTTTTATTTTAGCAACGCTTGTTGTTTTAACAACTGTTTTGTTTCATTCTTATCGCGCTTCACAAATTAATCCTGTCGAAGCACTCCGATACGAATAA
- a CDS encoding FtsX-like permease family protein → MKRYLISFIRRHFFKNKISTAINLFSLVLAFTSCLLIYSYILNEFKYDTSFAQHDRLYRVASKVRMGGVDFSSAMAAPPLAKTLVREIPEVQKATRLWQWPILSVKKENVNGESISYNEQLVTEADSNFFDVFDFKLLQGDIQTCLKNPNAIVVTEETAIKYFGAEAYSKGEVMGQNLHLKIFGRYRPYQIMGICENPPKQLHFGFSLLFSSNADPDSNTDHWLNNTYYTYALLAPAANASAVEEKLGTIVKKHVNQGYGKQFALNDETAADYWKFILQPITSIHLTSDFERELKANGSIRNIKISGGIALMILLIAILNYMNLFMVGNFRRAKEIAVRKISGMKKSTVFWGFISESVLFVSIAMLLALCITFLSYGFLEPISTGIRDLAILQEPLTYLLILMLVLLSGVAGGIYPALKMVEVKNITLLKSAFGESKGGNTFRQVLVISQFVIAITLIVSSIVVSRQLNFLMNKNPGFDKEHVVVCDAPVFALRQNFENFKTRLLNHPDITAVSTANTVPGDGDFNFPLYLKKEGETSHQVVIPYEGSYDFIATLGLEILDGRDFAKNYDDQNSIILNETAVRALGLNDPVGTFIYNSEVRANTEELTRLKIVGVVKDIHFESYHKQIRPFAIQLRNFHNYLVLRTTPGNLAKTLAFVEESWNETYPDAPFKSTFLDKKFEMLYQKEAGMKLFFLLFTGMAIFIALIGLFALSVFITNQRTKEIGIRKVNGAKVVEVLALLNKDFIKWVSIAYVISCPLAWYAMDYWLGNFAYKTSLSWWIFALAGVLALGIALLTVSFQSWKAATRNPVEALRYE, encoded by the coding sequence ATGAAACGGTATTTGATAAGCTTTATAAGGCGTCATTTTTTTAAAAATAAAATAAGCACAGCAATAAATCTGTTTAGCCTGGTGCTTGCATTCACTTCTTGTTTGCTTATCTATTCCTACATTTTAAATGAATTTAAATACGATACATCTTTTGCTCAGCACGATCGGCTCTACCGTGTTGCCTCAAAAGTAAGAATGGGCGGTGTTGATTTTAGTTCTGCAATGGCTGCTCCACCCCTGGCAAAAACTCTGGTACGCGAAATACCTGAAGTACAAAAGGCAACGCGGCTTTGGCAATGGCCAATTCTTTCAGTAAAAAAGGAAAACGTAAACGGGGAATCCATATCATACAATGAGCAATTGGTAACCGAAGCTGATTCGAATTTTTTTGATGTTTTTGATTTTAAACTTTTGCAGGGCGACATTCAAACCTGCCTTAAAAATCCGAATGCAATTGTTGTAACAGAGGAAACGGCCATTAAATATTTTGGAGCAGAAGCTTATTCCAAAGGTGAAGTGATGGGGCAAAATCTTCACCTAAAAATATTCGGAAGATACAGGCCGTATCAGATTATGGGGATTTGTGAAAATCCACCAAAACAACTTCATTTTGGATTCAGCCTGCTGTTTTCGAGCAACGCCGATCCTGACAGTAATACCGACCACTGGTTAAACAACACCTATTATACGTATGCACTTTTGGCTCCGGCAGCAAATGCTTCGGCAGTGGAAGAAAAACTGGGCACCATTGTAAAAAAGCACGTTAACCAGGGCTATGGAAAACAATTTGCACTAAATGACGAAACCGCAGCCGATTACTGGAAATTTATTCTTCAACCCATAACAAGTATTCATTTAACTTCCGATTTCGAGCGCGAATTGAAAGCAAACGGCAGTATCCGAAACATAAAAATTTCAGGAGGAATTGCCTTAATGATTTTACTGATCGCCATTTTGAATTACATGAATCTTTTTATGGTTGGTAATTTTCGTCGGGCAAAAGAAATTGCTGTGCGAAAAATCTCAGGAATGAAAAAGAGCACCGTCTTTTGGGGATTTATTTCGGAGTCGGTTCTTTTTGTAAGCATTGCCATGCTTCTTGCACTTTGTATTACTTTTTTATCTTATGGATTTTTGGAACCGATTTCAACGGGAATCCGCGATCTGGCAATTCTTCAGGAACCACTTACCTACCTTTTAATATTAATGTTAGTTCTACTTTCAGGAGTTGCCGGAGGTATTTATCCGGCGCTTAAAATGGTGGAAGTAAAAAATATTACTTTGTTAAAATCGGCTTTTGGCGAGAGCAAAGGCGGAAATACTTTCCGGCAGGTGTTGGTGATTTCACAGTTTGTTATTGCCATTACACTTATCGTTTCTTCCATAGTTGTTTCGCGGCAGTTAAATTTTTTGATGAACAAGAATCCGGGATTCGACAAGGAACATGTTGTGGTGTGTGATGCCCCGGTTTTTGCCTTGCGCCAAAACTTTGAAAACTTTAAAACCAGGCTATTAAACCATCCTGACATTACCGCCGTTTCTACAGCCAACACGGTTCCGGGAGATGGAGATTTCAACTTTCCTTTGTACCTGAAAAAGGAGGGAGAAACGTCGCACCAGGTTGTTATTCCGTATGAAGGAAGCTACGATTTTATTGCCACTTTGGGCTTGGAAATATTGGATGGCCGTGATTTTGCAAAAAACTACGACGATCAAAACAGCATTATTCTGAACGAAACAGCGGTTCGTGCGTTAGGCCTCAACGATCCTGTTGGTACATTTATTTACAACAGCGAAGTAAGGGCAAACACCGAAGAACTTACCCGTTTGAAAATAGTGGGAGTGGTAAAGGACATTCATTTTGAATCGTACCACAAACAAATTCGTCCGTTTGCTATTCAGCTCCGTAATTTCCATAACTATTTAGTACTGCGAACCACACCCGGGAATCTTGCCAAAACCCTGGCATTTGTAGAAGAAAGCTGGAACGAAACCTACCCGGATGCTCCATTTAAATCTACTTTTCTGGATAAAAAATTTGAAATGTTATACCAAAAGGAAGCAGGCATGAAACTATTTTTTCTTCTGTTTACCGGAATGGCAATTTTTATTGCGCTGATTGGACTGTTTGCATTATCGGTTTTTATAACCAACCAACGTACCAAAGAAATTGGAATCAGAAAAGTAAACGGCGCCAAAGTAGTGGAAGTTCTTGCCTTGCTAAATAAAGATTTTATAAAATGGGTAAGCATTGCCTATGTTATTTCGTGCCCGCTTGCATGGTACGCCATGGACTATTGGCTTGGAAACTTTGCCTATAAAACCAGCTTAAGCTGGTGGATATTTGCGCTGGCCGGAGTTTTGGCCCTTGGAATTGCACTTTTAACGGTTTCGTTTCAATCGTGGAAAGCGGCGACTCGAAATCCGGTTGAAGCGCTTCGATACGAGTAA
- a CDS encoding FtsX-like permease family protein, which yields MKNIKITFRSLFKNKTVTIFNLVGLTVGITVSMLVFLFVLKEKNTDKFIPDLNNIYVLTDNNEPYFSQNMVNHVKTEVPEIQNITYCTNDWSPQVFLAKNQKSFKVEKMLTADSCFFRVFQFNPVLGDPKNGLNASNKIVLTQSLAEKIFGKENPIGNTVTYNASYLSGIELEVTAVIEDLPQSSSWEFDAVLSFQTNYLIDWYVDNMKSWGSRNYKAFGRINESVSEQIIKDKLSNIDLAVLPENYKESIKYGLFPFQDAYFDFHEIGILKTGNRFTVSVIGIVGLLILLLSFVNYVNMITAQREKRYKNVGIYKTMGSSRRRIIEMVTTESVLMLLITIAASFSLILILLPAFNRITGSWFTFSEVFSGNFLLLLFCIAAAMVFLTGIIPGVIFGKKPVTLLIRKNISSKGNNWARNSLLVFQFVVSIALITSILVINRQNTYMQNRDAGFAKENIIYANTNNAIYTQINAFRNEILQIPGISEITFSESVLIANDQNWGMNIVNHGDKYDVQFSKLSVAANFFDFFGVRLNEGNGFNENSKTNKDFIINKTAKADFSIDQLAGTRIAYQESCHGNIIGVVDDYNFESFHVPVRAAGFRCSGDCDDVIYMKINTQNLASFNTTMKEVKLLWDRFSPDFPLEYQFLDQKYEAMYIKEARFQKFLMYTTIVSLILSCLGLIGLTFFVMEQRTKEIGIRKVNGAKISEILTMLNKDFVKWVAIAFVLATPVAYYAMKKWLENFAYKTTLSWWIFALAGVLALGIALLTVSWQSWRAATRNPVEALRYE from the coding sequence TTGAAAAACATTAAAATCACATTTCGTTCCTTGTTTAAGAACAAAACTGTAACGATTTTTAATTTGGTTGGCTTAACAGTTGGGATTACGGTTAGTATGCTTGTTTTTCTTTTTGTTTTAAAAGAAAAGAATACGGATAAATTCATTCCCGATCTTAATAACATCTATGTTCTTACCGACAACAATGAACCCTATTTCTCGCAAAATATGGTCAACCATGTTAAAACGGAAGTTCCCGAAATTCAGAATATCACTTACTGTACAAATGATTGGTCGCCGCAGGTATTTCTGGCTAAAAACCAGAAGAGTTTTAAAGTTGAAAAAATGCTTACTGCCGACTCTTGTTTTTTTAGGGTTTTTCAGTTTAATCCGGTGTTGGGTGATCCAAAGAACGGACTAAATGCTTCCAATAAAATTGTACTAACACAATCGTTGGCCGAAAAAATATTCGGGAAGGAAAACCCAATTGGAAATACAGTTACTTACAATGCATCCTATTTATCGGGTATCGAATTAGAAGTTACCGCGGTTATCGAAGACCTTCCGCAATCCAGCTCGTGGGAATTCGACGCAGTGTTGTCGTTTCAAACCAATTATTTAATCGACTGGTATGTTGATAACATGAAAAGCTGGGGATCGAGAAACTACAAGGCTTTTGGCCGCATAAACGAAAGTGTTTCAGAACAAATTATAAAAGATAAATTGTCGAATATAGATCTGGCCGTATTACCCGAAAATTATAAGGAAAGCATTAAATACGGGCTGTTTCCTTTTCAGGATGCTTATTTCGACTTCCATGAAATAGGCATTTTAAAAACTGGAAACCGATTTACTGTTTCAGTTATTGGAATTGTGGGCCTGCTTATTTTGCTTTTATCGTTTGTGAATTATGTGAATATGATTACCGCCCAACGCGAAAAAAGATACAAGAATGTTGGTATTTACAAAACGATGGGTAGCAGTAGGCGGAGAATAATTGAAATGGTAACTACCGAGTCGGTACTCATGTTACTGATTACAATAGCTGCATCATTTAGTTTAATTCTTATACTGTTGCCGGCTTTCAATAGAATTACAGGTTCCTGGTTTACTTTTTCTGAAGTATTTTCGGGAAACTTTTTACTTCTTCTTTTCTGTATTGCTGCTGCGATGGTATTTTTAACAGGTATTATTCCGGGGGTAATCTTTGGGAAAAAACCAGTGACACTTCTGATTCGTAAAAACATTTCTTCAAAAGGAAATAACTGGGCGCGTAACAGTTTGCTGGTTTTTCAGTTTGTGGTTTCCATTGCGCTGATTACTTCAATTCTGGTAATTAACCGCCAAAACACTTATATGCAGAACAGAGATGCCGGCTTTGCCAAGGAAAACATTATTTATGCTAACACCAACAATGCAATTTATACACAGATAAATGCATTCCGAAATGAAATATTACAAATTCCAGGGATCAGCGAAATTACTTTTTCCGAAAGTGTTTTAATTGCCAACGACCAGAATTGGGGAATGAATATCGTTAATCATGGCGATAAATACGATGTGCAGTTTTCGAAGCTTTCGGTTGCCGCCAATTTCTTCGATTTTTTTGGAGTGCGATTGAATGAAGGAAATGGATTCAATGAGAATTCAAAAACCAATAAAGATTTTATAATCAATAAAACGGCTAAAGCTGATTTTAGTATTGACCAGTTAGCAGGTACCCGGATTGCCTATCAGGAATCATGTCATGGCAACATTATCGGGGTTGTTGATGATTATAATTTCGAATCGTTTCATGTGCCTGTGAGGGCGGCGGGTTTTCGGTGCTCCGGCGATTGCGACGATGTAATCTATATGAAAATCAATACCCAAAATCTTGCTTCTTTCAACACAACCATGAAGGAGGTAAAACTACTTTGGGATCGGTTTTCTCCCGATTTTCCGCTGGAATACCAATTTCTCGATCAAAAATATGAAGCGATGTATATCAAAGAAGCCCGGTTTCAGAAGTTTCTGATGTATACAACAATAGTTTCACTAATTCTTTCGTGCCTTGGATTGATTGGCTTAACCTTTTTTGTGATGGAGCAGCGCACAAAAGAAATCGGCATCCGAAAAGTAAACGGTGCAAAAATATCCGAAATATTAACCATGCTGAATAAAGACTTTGTGAAGTGGGTAGCAATTGCATTTGTACTTGCTACGCCTGTTGCATACTATGCGATGAAAAAATGGCTCGAAAATTTTGCGTACAAGACAACATTGAGTTGGTGGATTTTTGCACTTGCCGGTGTGTTGGCATTGGGAATCGCGTTATTGACGGTGAGTTGGCAAAGCTGGAGGGCAGCTACGCGAAATCCTGTCGAAGCTCTCCGATATGAATGA
- a CDS encoding ABC transporter permease yields MNSLMLKLSYRKLMRNKVYSVANILGLTVGFASFILIALFIQYELNWDKSNDNYKQTYRLQRYVTNALYATAGNNISPHTRAITAQLIEGKYPEFEKLTVIYEQNTAYLGTDNEHLVNEVGGIAADSCYFDVFTYQFIQGDKTDALLQPYSVVLSETLAMKLFNKTNVLNETVMLEKKVPLKVTGVYKDLPYNSSIRPPYVLSFTTLKPLYNIERSSLWAGNCMTFAKLKPGVDAKVAENKIKHLFAGYDDIKYIEMQLCPLSKVYLNFNDRNDYLIVLRLFGLIGVFILVMSGFNYINLSLAQASMRGKEVALKKVIGSHKKTLVVQFLSETITVSVISLLLALTLAYLFLPVFNTIVDKQLSINLVNNWKFALLLISVAVSTGVFSGIYPAMFMASNKITTLFKENFLGKERQSFSLKKALITFQFAISLFLIVLTVAFSMQIKYISNKDIGFEKQGLLYSRINISDNTISFDQLRNRLLKNPDVFDVSISENFPFVRQGGGTTNWEGGNQDEKITCRFNHISHNYLSMLGTHLVAGRNFSSTFKGDVEKNCIINESAAKCFGWDNPIGKRIKDNRLTIVGVVKDFVYKDMHNPVEPGVYILAPDMVSGDWIFSFRINEKNAVAVKSLLNDELKTTFPNDPFEITDFSFAFTGENAYRIYQSLNKSLLFFTLLNILLAIVGVFGLVAFTVARRTKEIGIRKINGSSAASIFTLLNREYHFLIIFSAVIAFPASWIAYMALPSANKYPVQPWIFILSIFTLLLIVLVSTSFLTIKAATRNPVEALRYE; encoded by the coding sequence ATGAATTCTCTTATGTTGAAATTGTCGTACCGAAAATTAATGCGGAATAAAGTTTATTCTGTTGCTAATATTCTGGGATTGACAGTTGGCTTTGCTTCATTTATATTAATTGCACTGTTTATTCAGTACGAATTAAACTGGGACAAAAGCAACGACAATTACAAACAGACTTATCGTTTGCAACGTTACGTTACTAACGCTCTTTATGCTACTGCCGGTAATAATATCTCTCCGCATACACGTGCAATAACTGCCCAGCTTATTGAAGGAAAGTATCCCGAATTTGAGAAGCTAACCGTTATTTATGAGCAGAATACGGCTTATCTGGGAACAGATAACGAACATCTTGTAAATGAAGTGGGAGGAATTGCAGCCGACTCCTGTTATTTTGATGTATTTACTTATCAGTTCATCCAAGGCGATAAAACAGATGCTTTACTCCAGCCGTATTCCGTTGTTCTGTCGGAAACACTGGCCATGAAGTTATTCAACAAAACCAATGTGCTGAACGAAACCGTGATGCTCGAAAAAAAGGTTCCGCTAAAGGTAACCGGGGTATACAAAGATTTGCCATATAACAGTTCCATAAGACCACCTTATGTTTTGTCGTTCACAACCCTAAAACCGCTTTATAACATCGAGCGTTCGTCGTTGTGGGCGGGCAACTGCATGACCTTTGCCAAACTAAAGCCGGGAGTGGATGCTAAAGTGGCCGAAAATAAGATTAAGCATCTTTTTGCCGGATACGACGACATTAAATACATTGAAATGCAGCTTTGTCCGCTATCAAAGGTGTACCTCAATTTTAACGACCGGAATGATTACCTGATTGTGCTTCGGCTTTTTGGATTAATAGGTGTTTTTATTTTGGTAATGTCAGGTTTTAATTACATCAATTTATCGTTGGCACAGGCATCTATGCGAGGTAAAGAGGTGGCTTTAAAAAAGGTGATAGGAAGCCATAAAAAAACATTGGTTGTTCAGTTTTTAAGCGAAACCATTACTGTCTCAGTAATTTCATTATTGTTGGCATTGACACTAGCCTACCTCTTTTTGCCCGTTTTTAATACGATCGTCGATAAACAACTGTCGATTAATTTGGTAAACAACTGGAAATTTGCTTTGCTCTTGATTTCGGTTGCAGTTTCAACAGGTGTGTTTTCGGGTATTTATCCGGCAATGTTTATGGCATCGAATAAAATTACCACTTTGTTCAAGGAAAATTTCCTGGGGAAAGAGCGTCAGTCGTTTAGTCTGAAAAAAGCTTTAATCACCTTTCAGTTTGCCATTTCATTGTTTCTGATTGTGCTAACTGTTGCCTTTTCGATGCAAATAAAATACATAAGCAACAAGGATATTGGTTTCGAGAAACAAGGTCTGCTTTATTCGCGTATTAACATTTCAGACAATACTATTTCTTTTGACCAGTTGCGCAACAGGTTGTTAAAAAATCCTGATGTATTTGATGTTTCCATATCTGAAAATTTCCCTTTTGTGCGGCAGGGTGGAGGAACAACGAACTGGGAGGGTGGAAATCAGGATGAAAAAATTACCTGTCGTTTTAATCACATCAGCCATAATTATTTGTCCATGCTGGGTACCCACCTGGTTGCCGGAAGAAATTTTAGTTCAACTTTTAAAGGCGATGTTGAGAAGAATTGTATTATTAACGAATCAGCAGCAAAGTGTTTTGGTTGGGATAATCCCATTGGCAAGCGTATAAAAGATAACCGTCTCACCATTGTTGGAGTTGTAAAAGACTTTGTATATAAAGACATGCATAATCCGGTTGAGCCCGGAGTTTATATTCTTGCACCGGATATGGTTTCGGGCGACTGGATATTTTCATTTCGAATAAACGAGAAAAATGCAGTAGCGGTAAAATCCCTTTTAAACGATGAACTGAAAACAACATTCCCCAACGATCCGTTTGAAATTACTGATTTTTCCTTCGCGTTCACTGGCGAAAATGCTTATCGTATTTATCAATCCTTAAACAAATCACTGTTGTTTTTTACCTTGCTGAATATTTTGTTGGCCATTGTTGGCGTATTTGGTCTGGTTGCATTTACCGTAGCACGGCGGACAAAAGAAATTGGAATTCGAAAAATTAATGGTAGTTCGGCCGCTTCAATATTTACTTTACTGAATCGCGAATACCACTTTCTTATAATTTTTAGTGCTGTAATTGCGTTTCCTGCATCCTGGATAGCGTATATGGCATTACCAAGTGCAAACAAGTACCCGGTTCAGCCCTGGATATTTATACTGAGTATTTTTACCTTGCTGCTTATTGTTCTGGTGAGTACCAGTTTTCTAACAATTAAAGCAGCCACGCGTAATCCTGTCGAAGCACTCCGATACGAGTAG